The genomic segment GGCCCTCTCATCAGTAACTCTGACAGCGCAGTTCTACTGGAGGGGGACCTGGGTGACAGCTGGGCGTTACACCTGTATAAGGGCCTCAGGCTAGGCCTCAGCTCAGCAAACACCCTCCTGGCCTAAGTCAGGACTGCTGAACCCCTAGTTACAACACGTGGGCATGCTCCTCACCACACCAAACACATGTGTGCTTGTGCAACTCAGCAGTAAAATCCCTCTGTTTTGCAAGGATGAGAATGTCTGGGaacattcctcttaaagaatccttTGAACTGGACCTTGTCAGACCTTGTTTACTTAGAACCATTCCAAAATATTCTACATGCTGTAAACCACACAAATCACCTAATCTGATTTCACTGCAAGAGCAATTAGAGCAGCTGCCCTCAGAAGTGGGGATTAGTGCTGGCTGATAGAATAACCCATTGATACCCAGCATAAAATGTCTATGAGGTGTGTGCAGAGGGCAGAAAACTTGAATCGTGTACTGCATTGTGCTGTGTATAATGGCTCCCGtgcataatgtgcacccacatttcgTGCGCATTGTACACAGCATTATTAGACCCATGGCAGGCAGTCATTatacccgtgtataatgcgcatccttatttttcccttaaaaatttgagcaaaaagtgaacattatacacagcaaaatatggtacgtATAACTCGGGGGAATACAGCTTGTTTCTTATATGTACTTTCCTTAGGGCTGTGTTGTCCAAACTGTTAGTTGGTTGTGAAAGCTATTCAGGGGTAgcaaacagtattttttaatagaatagaACAGAAATATCAGGGTGTGTTAAGCACAGTTAGGATAAGTTatataacagaaaatatatttcttagtaTGGGCCCTGGTCAAAAACCTTTGAAAGCCACTGTCCTAGAGCCTTGCGAACCCCAGAGTGGATTCTGACTTTGTATGACTCCGAGTAAGTTCTGCGGGGGCAAAGAAACTTGGAGAGCGATGTCTCCTCCCGGTTCCTAGATTCTGCTCTACATTCAGACGTCTGCTCTCTGCccccctgctgcctcccacccccccactaAAGGCCCACCCACAGCTCTTAGCCACTTACGGCAGACGCAGATCTGTCAGCAGGATCTTCACGATCATCTTGAGTTTCTCAGCAAAGCTGGCCTGGCTGGAAATTCCTGAGGCTGCCATGCTGAACGTGACCAGCAACACGGCCCCCAGGATGGTCAGCTGCTCCAGCTGGAGCTGCAGCTCTTGGAAGCGAGACTGGTCCATCAAAACTGtctacaaagaaaacagaaatcatcCCTGAGCTGTAGATTCCGGCTGGCCAGCAGAGGGCGGTGGGGCCACAGCCAAAGTTTCCCTCAGATTTTTCTAGTCATTTCGGAGCCACAGAAATCACATGTGAATTATTCCTCTATCTCAGAGCCCCTTCCTCATTAAAGAGGCTGCAGTAGGGCATACTCGTGAAGAACATGAGACAGACTGGGTGTGACCCAGACTCTCATTTAATAGCAGCATGACCTCACGCCACTGTTTTCAACTCAGCCCTATGCAGAATGGGGCTTCCTACTTCAGAGggctgttttaaaaatgaaaaaaaaaaaaaacaaccccaccCAAAAACATGCACATGAAGTGGCTGGCAGAGCCAACATGCAATAAATGGAAGTTATATCATTAGATAGGAAAGAGCAATGAGACACAGAGTGAGGGTGGCCTACTCGCCCCAGTCTGTCCAGGACTAAACCGGGCTTAAAACCAAAATTCCTAAGTCCAAGAACCAGCACCACCATTGTAAGAGTGAAACGCTCCCTCTCTGACTCCACCTGATTCAGGACCGTCAAGCTAACAGCTCCTGCTTTGTCAGGCATACAGGCATGCTAAACATCAGAGGAATTCTGCTTGTGGCTTCAGTGTACCAAATCTGCCCCTCCCATGTTCCATTTCCTTGATGTAAAAGAAGCCTGAACTCTACTTTCTGAAGATAGATTTGCGGATTAGGTCTCCCATCTTCTTAGTTGGTACCTTCTAGATCAATAAACCTGCCCTTACTGCAGACTCCTGATGTTTTGAGTTTTGCCCCTTCCAAGCGTCAGGCACACGGACTTTGGACAGGCACACCACCACTTCCCATAAACACACACCAGTCCTGGGCAAACCCGTCAGCTAGTCACCCTATCCGGGAACTGAGCGAAGGGGGAGAGAAAGTCCTTGAGGGCAGAGCCTGCACTTACTCACCCTCAGTACCTAGCATGAAGGAGGCTCTTAAGAACCGAATAAATGAACAAGGAAAGAGGGAAATgaacactaaaaagaaaaggtgagaaTGACAGATAACAACCCAAAGCCTCCTGGAAAGCAGTCAGTGAGTGAATTTCCCTGACTGTGTCCCTGTGTTAAAGACACCCCTGGGTCCAACCGGGCCAAGTCCCCTGTGTGGAGGGAAAGAGCAATAGCGAGGCTGAGGAAATAGGACTTGTGATCTGATTTTTTACAGGTTAATCAAATAAACTTTAAGCACCTATCTTGCTATAAGAAACTGATACACCAAATCAAGTTATAACAATTTGGGGTCTTAGCCCAGAATTCTTCTCAAGAAGTAAAAACTATCTTTGAAGATTGAGACTCTATTGTTAAACACAAATGCTTCAACCGACTTCTCATCagcctcttttatttttacctcacTTTGCTAGACAGCAGTGCCCTGGCTTTGATGCCTCCCAACACTCTGCAGCAGGTGACTTTAGGATGCAAAAGATTTCCAAGGAACAATTCTGAGCGTAGACATCTGTCCCCAGTGAAAACACCATCCTCTTCacagctattttttttaaggctgaaaacTGCCCTCCAGGAGAAAGCATGCCACTATTCAGAAGCAACTGCCCCCTACCCCCAATTCAGCACCCTCTTCAGAGCCTCCTCTGGCACAAGACACGGAACTCAGAGGCAAGAAGTGAAACCTTAGACTTACAATGAATGTcttgaaaacaaataataaggaACTTAGAAATAAGGCTATTTAGAGAAGTAGCAGCATCTGAGGCTAGAGATCAGAAGCCTGAGTGCCCTCAAAACACGGGGGAATCTACACACCAAACCCACTGTTCGCAGACTAAACGGGGAAATCCCGTGGTAGTCATCTCCTCAAAGGACCACTGTGACTAGAAGTGCTTACTGTGAAAAACACACGAAGAGAAACACTGCTCTGCATGGAAGGGGAAGAAGTCTCTTTAGATAAAACTGAAAGGCAACATCACTGCTACTGTTTAATCAAGGTGAGTAACAGTAGGAGAGTCGTTCAGCAGCACAAGTTGGAAACCCCGTACATTGCTGATGGGACTGTAAAGTGagcagctactttggaaaacagtttggaagttcctcaaaatgttaaactttAAGAGtcaccacatgacccagcaactaatcctaggtacatacccaagagaattgaaaacgtatgttccacacaaaaacttgtacacaaatgttcagagCTGCACAATCcgcaatagccaaaaagtggaaacagtcCAAATGTCCATCGACTGATAAGCGAAGAAACAAATGTGGTACAGCCATACAGCCTTGAAAAGAAAAGCTGACACATGCCGCAGCATGGGTGAACcctgaagacattatgctgagtgaaataagccagacactaAAGGACAAATATAACTGCACTCACATGGGGCAGCTAGAGTAGCCAAAATCAGAGACACCAAGTAGCACGGTGGttggcgggggagggagggaaggatgggcCACTGTGTAAAGGGCGCAGAGTTTCAATCTGTGAAGATGGAGAAGTTCTGAAGAGGAACGGTGGCGAGGGCCGCACAACAGTGTGGACGTGctgatgccactgaactgtacgcttaaaaatgataaattctcTAATGCATATTTTACCCAATAAGCAAAATacaacttaagaaaaaaagggaatgaCATACTGACCATACCGACACATGCTATGACACGGATGGACGTAACTACGGATACTTAGTGAAGAAACTGACACAAAGGCCAGTACTGTATGGTTCCGTTTAGTTAAAATGTCCAGAGCAGGCAcatccacagagccagcaagtgggtcagtggctgtggggggcaggggtgggtagTGACTGCTTATGGACACAGAGTTTCCTTCTGGTGCAGTGAGAATGTTCTGAAACGAAATAGTGGTCACGGTCCCGttactctgtgaatatactaaaaaaccactgaattgtacaattTATTAAAAGGGGAAATTGTGTGGTATAATGAATTTATCataataaaactattatttttttaaaagttcagcaGCTcacaaagaaaagagcagtgagaCCGCTCGGGGCACTCACCTCAGGGAACGGTCTCCGGAGGTGGTCCCATTTCAGAAGCTTCAGGTACGCGTAGTTCTGGACGGCAACGGGATTTGGCAGGAGACCGTCCCCAGAGCcagtggcccctcccccagctggcaGGGCATTTTTATACTTCTGGTTCATAAGGTCCTCTGCAGCTTCTTCCAACCACTGGGTGACAAAGTCCAGGGAATCTGTGAAAAACAGGGCTGTGAACATTACCAGGACACTCGGGAGGGATGCTTCTCGGAATTCCTTTAGGGGAGATAAGATCATCCTGGAGGTGTGGTACGGTATAGAGTATGGACTTTGGAATCAAATAGAACCTGGTCCAAATCACAGTATCACTAATTACTGGCAGAGTGATTTTAGGCAAATCATAATCTGTCTGAATACCAGATTCCTAAAGCAAAGAAATGCACGTCATGTCAGTCTGTTCCGAGGATTAAACAAGATCGTGAAGATAAAGCACCCAGCCAGGACTTGCATCCTCAGATGTTTGGCAGACCTTCGCTCTCTCGTCTTCCACCCCTGGCTTTTCCTGGTCTAGACCTTAGTCTCCTGTCAATCTGCTTTACCATCAGCCTTGCGGGAGGGGAGCTCTGTCGCCCGTTTCATGTGCATCACACAGCATTTGGAGCACTGTCAGGGGGACTGGTGGTCTTTCATCCACCATCACGCTCCCCTTAATTTTCTAAACTGAGTAAtgccccagggaccctgagggacatgagaaagaaaatgaggtttCCGTCCACATTATCTGAGCAAAAAATTCCTCTGACGGGTCACAGAACATGTTGCAGCTCTGCCAGTGGAATCCACCTTGAAACCAGGGGGCAGTCAAGATCATGGCTGGAGTTCACTGTTCGTTGCTGCAAGAGGACACAGCTCTGCTTCTGTTAGCACACGGAGTGTACCGAGCTCTTGGCTCTGAACTTTGCTATTCCTTTAGCCCTCTGCCAACAGCATTCTCCATAGCCCGCCAGCACTGGGAAACCTTGGTACCTATTATACTGTGAGTAGTAAGTACTAGACTCTGATCAGCTCAGGGACTGTTGTAACGCTTCCATTCCAGCAGTGTATCCTTCACTGGGCCCCGGCTGCTGGCACGTGGTTCCCACACTAAGGCTCTTCAACCTGTCAAACTACAACCCGAGTGTCTCCTGAGGGGCGGTACAATACTGCTGGAGGAAGGGAGCTGTGTGGTCAATCAATTCTGGTCAAAAATCTCTCAAATCTATGTCCACATCTGTCAAATGAGGTTAAAAATAGGGCCTACCTCATAGGCTTAGTGTGTGAGGGTTATATATGTTAATGCACATACGTCCTTGGCACAAGCCTAGTATGTAATAAACATCAGTCACTCTTCCTCCAGTGCTGATATTTCTActctgctccttccttctcttcctggcccCTGCACCATCTCGAACTTCTCTCTCTGGGGCTGGATGAGCAACTGCTCCGGGCTGAAGGACCTCTTCTGTTCAGGCAACACAACCTATGCCGAGACTGTCACCTTCATCTGATGATCAGTAAAGTTAGAGGTCCAACGGGACTAGTCATATAAACTGGACCTGAAGATTGCAATTTACCCAATTTACAGCTGCCACTGCAGAGACCCAAGAAGTGCCCTAGAAATGCAACACACTTTTGGATTCTATATGCATCTGTTTTCCTGCAGTTGTCTGAGAGGTTATAAAAATAAGACTTCTTCTGGGTCTGAAAATGGAAGATTTGTGAATgtgaaacaaaagcaaagtgaaatttgaaaGGTGAATTCAGTGGTCACAAGAAGtttgtcatgtttttaaaatcaaggcCAAGCATATAATTTCCCTCAAACTGGTATCTTCATTAAAAACCTATTTAAGGGTTCTTCATTCCTTCACATTTCTATTCTTATATCCTACTTATATTTCTCTTGCTTGtcagttaaattttgttttcaagtaaTAATGTCTTGTGCTCTTCTGTCTTCAAGTGAGACCATTCTCATActaaattttagttttgttttgaaaacaatATTGTTATGCAACAAATTACAGcaactaaaatgaaaagacacaggcaacaaaagagcACCACTAAACATTAACCGTACTTGGCTGCTTCTCCAAAAGCTCTTGAAACTTCTTCCTTTCATATTCGACTGACTGCTGCATGAGATGTGGCCTGATGCTACTGACAGCAAAGTTCGCCATGTCCACTTTCATGAGGTCTAACACAGAAAAAATTGCcctaaaagaaaagagataaaaggacTTAGAACTAGACACTTGTAAACATTGTTTTTACAAAAAGAGGTGAGTTGATCTGAGACAGTCTGTTCATCTCAGAAAAGGTGGcaagaaaagctagaaaaatcATGAGAAAgtagattaagaaaaacaaatttaaaaaacacataagcTTAAATAATAGTTTGAAAAGGCTGCAAATTTTTaagctgctttctgtctccactcCCTTTACCCCTTGCCCCCAAGCAAACACAGTTCCCCCCATGGCCTGTCTAGACCAGAACGCATTCCTTGGCTTTGGGTCAGCCCCCAAGGCAgccacagaggaaggaaggagcccAAGACTTGAGGTTAGGGGCAAAGAGCTCACCACCTGGTAGCTACTTTCACATAGCTTAATTCACTTTcctaagaaacaaagaaaagtaactctcctttctcctctcctcttacCCCAGTCTCTTCAGTTGCAGGGCATACTTTATATTTAGTTCTGGTGGCATAACTGCTGTTTCATTCTCTGAATGTACCCAACGAGCAGACTTGACTTAATCATCCCATTTTAAGAACCTATCTTTTGGAAATAACCTAAAATACAGACGTAAGTTTTCTGCAGAAAGATGTTTGTTGTATGgttaaatagtaaataattatacATAATCTAATTGTCCATTTTAACAAAAAAGGTTTTATATGAAAAGAATATTTTGCAGCCATTGACAATGCATACAGGagttttttaaacaagtttataAAACGGTAATGCAAGAGATCTTTGTGGTGTTGAAACTGTTcagtatctcttttttttttcatttttctaatccttacctgaggatatattcattgatttgagagagagagagagagagagagagagagagagagaaaggaagggagggagggagagagaaagagaaagactgatgtgagaaagaaatattgtttggctgcctcttgtatgcactgtgacctgggatcaaacccacaacctaggtatgtgcctagggattgaacccacaaccttttggtgtgcaggacgatgctccaatcaactgagccagcTGGCAAGGGCAAAACTGTTCAGTATCTTGAATTTGGCAGCAAATACACAAACTTAAACAGGTTTTTGTATgataaaatcacattaaaaaagacctatatatattttgtctctaagagacccacctcagaatgaaagatacacacagactaaaaataaagggatgtgaaaagatatttcatgcaaatggaaaggaagaaaagttggggagcaatacttatatctgacaaaatacactttaaaatcaaggctatggtaagagacaaagaaggacactacataatgataaagggaacaatccaacaacaggatataaccctagtaaacacttatgcacccaacataggagcacctaaatatgtgaagcaaatcttgatgggcaTAAAGGGAGGAGAGcaatagaaatacagtcataCTAGGGGatttttaacatcccattgactttaatggctagatcttccagacagaaaatcaacaatcagacagtggctttaaatgacatactacatcaaatggatttaattgatatcttcagagcatttcatgcCAAAGttgcagaatatacattcttttcaaatgcacgtgaAACGTTTTCTAGGACAgacacatgttaggacacaaaacaagtctcaataaatttaagaagactgaaatcatatcaagcatcttctctgatcatagtgctatgaaactagaaatcagtcacaagaagaaaactgaaaaatacacaaagacatggaagctagataacatgttattaaacaattagTGGGTCAAtaaggagatcaaggaagaaatcaaaagataccttggaGGAAGtggaaatgagaacacaacaatccaaaatctgtgggacccTGGCAGAgtaatcctaagagggaaattcatagcattacaggcctatctcaagaaacaagaaaaatctcaaataaacaatctaacttacctttaaaggaacttgaaaaagaatgacaaagtctaagtgaatagaaggaaggaaataataaagatcagagcagaaataaatgaaatagtctaaaaaagaaatacaaaaaatcaaagaatccaagagctagttctttggaaagataaacaagattgagaaGCCTCTAACGAGgcacatcaagaaaaagaaaagaggacccaaataaataaaatcagaaaggaaagaggaaaaataacaactgacaccaaagaaatacaaaggatttaaaacaatattatgaacaactatatgccaacaaattggacaacctggacaaaatggatacattcctagaaacatacaatcttccaaaaataaatcaggaagaatcagagaatctgaatagacagatcacacctagtgaaactgaagcagcaatcaaaaaacttccaacaaacaaaagccctgggcctgATAGCTTCACCAGGTTGCtataacattcacaaatcaataaatgtgatacaccacataaacaaaatgaaggataaaaatcacatatcatatcaacagatgcagaaaaagcatttgattaaatctagcacacatttatgataaaaactctcagcaaagtgggaatagagggaacatacctaaacataataaaggccatatatgacaaacccactgccagcatcttACTTAATAGGCAAAAAATACAAGTATTCCCATTAAGATgtggaacaagacagggatgtctgcttttacctttcttattcaGCACAGTGCTGGAATTCCTAGCCATAGCAAGAAGACAAGacgaagaaataaaagacatccaaattggaaaggaagaagtaaaactgtcattatttgcagatgacataatactgtacaGAGAACCCAAAAGATGTCACCAAGAatctattagaactgataaatgaattcagtaaagtagcaggatacaaaattaatatccagaaatcagatgcatttttatatgccaataatgaactatcagaaagggaaattaagaaaacaattccattcacaattgcttcaaaaagaataaaataactaggaataaatttaaccaaggaggtaaaagacctatacttggaaaattataagacactgaagaaagaaactgaagaaaatacaaatacgtGGGAGCtcataccatgttcatagataggatgaattaacatcattaaaatgttcatactacccaaagcaatctacagattaaaagaaattactatcaagataccaatgacctatttcacagaactacaacaaatatttcaaaaatgtatatggaaccgcAAAAGGCCCCAAATAGTAACAGTGAtcgtgagaaagaagaacaacatTGGAGGAATCATAccaatatcaaactgtactacaaggccatagtaatcaaaacagcatggtactggcataaaaacagacacatagatcagtggaacagaacagagagcccagaaacaaacccatgcctttacagtcgattaatatttgacagaggaagcaagcctatgcaatgggctaaagatggtctattcaataaatgctctTTGGAAAATTGgtcagatacatgcagaaaaatgaaactagaccaccttctgatgccacacacaagaatacatagaaaaatggatcaaagatttaaattttagactcaaaaatcctagaagaaaacagaggcagtaaaatctcaacattgctcatagcagtattttttcaGATCTATCTACTcggcaaggggaacaaaagagaACAAacgggactacattaaactaaaaagtttttgcacagcaaaggaaatcatcaacaaaaaaacaagaatcaCTGGGTTCACTGAATAGGAgaaatatttgctgatatatctgataagggttaatatccaaaatttataaagaatcaaAAAAACACACCACCAAAAAAAGCCCAAtctagttaaaaaatgggcaaaggacctaaatagccacttctccaaagaggacatacagatggccaataaacacatgaaaagatgctcaacatcactaatcatcagagaaatacaaattaaaaccacatgagccctggctggtgcggctcagtggattgagtaccagactgcaaacctaagggtcactagttcgattcccagttagggcacatgccttggttgccagccaggtccccagttggaggtgtgcaagaggcagccgatcactgtatctcttgtacattgctgtttctctccctctctttctccctccttttccctctctctaaaataaataaataaaatctttttaaaaaataaataaaaccacaatgagatatcacctcacacctgtcagagaggctatcatcaataaatcaacaaacaagtgctggtgaggatgtggagaaaggggaatccttttgcactgttggtgggaacgcagattggcgcagccactgtgtaaagtagtatggagatacctcaaaaaattaaaaatggaactgccttatgacccagcaattccacttctgggaatttatcttaaGTGACCAGAAACATTAATCTGTAAGAATAtcagcacccctatgttcataggttattgtaaataacactgctgttatttacaatagcctatatctgaaagcagcccaagtgtccatcactagGTGAGtagatgaaacaactatggggcatttatacaatggaattctacttggctgtaaaaaaatgaagaaaaatttaccctttatgacagcatggatggacctggagaacattatgctaagtgaaataaaccagtcagagaaagacaaataccctatgatttcacttatatgtggaatctaatgaacaaatggaactaacaagcaaaatggatacagactcgtagatagagagagcaggctgacagctctgggagggggGTAAGGGGTGGAAGgcttgagcaaaaaagaaaaagtattcatggacagggacaatagtgtggtgattgtggtggggggCTGAgaggggtgagtggaggtggaaaatggtataagggggataaatagtaatggaaaaataaaataaaaatggtttttaaaaattctcagacAGCCTCGTGTCAATTCTTTGCCCATATTagcataaaaatcataaaatttggtcataattatatatatttaaatataaacatgcaAAAGACCAATCAATTTAATAGGAttatattaatgttaaatttattgAAAGTCTTGTTTGCATATTGATTATGTAGGAGAATGTCTACATTTTTAGGAGATACTTGCTGAAATAGTTAAGGACGAAATGTCATGACATTTGCTGTTAACCCTCACAAggttcaggagaaaaaaaatatatacatattcacatatatataaaaagaaagcaaactgacaaaatattaaaaactggtGAATTTACATTAAGGATATATGAGTATTAATTATACTGTTTTGGTGACTTTTCCATAGGttggatttttcaaaaaaatgttaatggtaaGTAactaaaaaaacatatatatcaaCATAACAATGATTGTGCCTTTTGGTGGTAAAATTATGGgtgaattttttccttcttcctaccttttctatattttataaagtatgctttttaatttttttaaatgcatgagtATCTATACTTAAGTCTAAGTTTGAAAATACGCTGTGTATTAGGTACACTTAATGTGATTAACACAATTCTCATACCTGAATAGGGGCACTATTTCCTTAATGTCCTTTAGCTTCCTAACTTCCTCATCTCGAGCAGGTGCACACAGTGTCCCCATCATGCCAATAACAAATTCCGCCAGCTTGGAAATGTCTAGGGCCCCATTCTCCGCCTCCTGCTTTATCAGATCCAGATCCAAGACTTCTGTGATCTGGTTTCTCAGTCTAGTGTGACCAGGCAGCAAGAAAGATAGGAGAGTCTGCAAAAGAGCACAGCCAAGTTTAATCAGTTTCTTAGTCgggtattttttattatatataaaggaATTTACATCTACCCAAATGAGGACTTACAAATTATTACTGTAATGTTGCATATTTTAACCTCTTATTCAATGAACATGTATACAAATCATTTAGACTACCTACATTTTCATTTAAGCTCTAGGTAGCAATCAATTGGATATAACATGACTAAAAGTGAGAAAAGTAAGCACATTAATTAACATGAGCCTGTGAACCACCCACAGATGCCAATTTCCATGGACACATCTTTTCTTTGATACTACTGCTAAAGGTACTGCAAAAACAGCCCTGTCTTCCACTTAGTGCCTTCTCTATTCCACAGGCTGACTCACTTTCTGGCCACCAAAAAAGGAATGTGTCCATAcctattaaaaattttacaaatcacctatatttcatgaaataaaatattttctttaaataattctgtatttaaaaatactttttctttgtcTACAAAGGAATGCCTCAGGTTATCATAGcttgtttgaaattttaaaaaggacattaAGCCAAAAGTACTCTTAATCCACATTTTGGCAAGTAATTTAACTCAATCCTTCGATTTCTTTAGTCTTCTGGCACAGTAACATGGAGAGGTTGAATATTCCTAACCCCAGAAAAGCACCACAATTTGTTCTTTGCATTACCTCTTTGATCTCTCCAACAAGTTTAATGGCGTGGTCATATGTTGGGGGGTCTTCACTTAGCTGGACACTCAAGCAATCCCAGAAAGCTTTATGTACAATCTCCTTTACTCTCTTCTCCAAACTAGaggcaaaaaaagcaaaaataaaatatttgagcctcaaatcattttcttttttaaaaattaaaaacagctttCTTGAACTATGATTTACATATTGTAAAATTCCCTGTTTTAAGCATACTGTTCAAGGATGTTTAGTAAATTTATCaagttatgcaaccatcaccacaatccacTTCAAAACACTTCCATCACTCTAATAAGACCCGTTGTGCCCAAACTGTGCACCAAGTTCCCAAGACGTCAT from the Desmodus rotundus isolate HL8 chromosome 5, HLdesRot8A.1, whole genome shotgun sequence genome contains:
- the TCP11L1 gene encoding T-complex protein 11-like protein 1 isoform X1 gives rise to the protein MSENFDKSNINEAGKSKSNDSEQGFEDAAEGSDEALQKKIKSGSPSTQRVQRPHSSPPRFVTVEELLETAKGVTNMVLAHEIVVNGDFRIKPVELPEDSLEKRVKEIVHKAFWDCLSVQLSEDPPTYDHAIKLVGEIKETLLSFLLPGHTRLRNQITEVLDLDLIKQEAENGALDISKLAEFVIGMMGTLCAPARDEEVRKLKDIKEIVPLFRAIFSVLDLMKVDMANFAVSSIRPHLMQQSVEYERKKFQELLEKQPNSLDFVTQWLEEAAEDLMNQKYKNALPAGGGATGSGDGLLPNPVAVQNYAYLKLLKWDHLRRPFPETVLMDQSRFQELQLQLEQLTILGAVLLVTFSMAASGISSQASFAEKLKMIVKILLTDLRLPSFHLKDVLTTIGEKVCLEVSSCLSLSGFAPFTMDKETVLKGQIQAVASPDDPIRRIMDSRILAFLETCLASGHQKPLPTVPGGLGPVQKELEEVAIKFVRLVNYNKMVFSPYYDAVLIRDVCCIMWSEVIFLRV
- the TCP11L1 gene encoding T-complex protein 11-like protein 1 isoform X2; translation: MSENFDKSNINEAGKSKSNDSEQGFEDAAEGSDEALQKKIKSGSPSTQRVQRPHLEELLETAKGVTNMVLAHEIVVNGDFRIKPVELPEDSLEKRVKEIVHKAFWDCLSVQLSEDPPTYDHAIKLVGEIKETLLSFLLPGHTRLRNQITEVLDLDLIKQEAENGALDISKLAEFVIGMMGTLCAPARDEEVRKLKDIKEIVPLFRAIFSVLDLMKVDMANFAVSSIRPHLMQQSVEYERKKFQELLEKQPNSLDFVTQWLEEAAEDLMNQKYKNALPAGGGATGSGDGLLPNPVAVQNYAYLKLLKWDHLRRPFPETVLMDQSRFQELQLQLEQLTILGAVLLVTFSMAASGISSQASFAEKLKMIVKILLTDLRLPSFHLKDVLTTIGEKVCLEVSSCLSLSGFAPFTMDKETVLKGQIQAVASPDDPIRRIMDSRILAFLETCLASGHQKPLPTVPGGLGPVQKELEEVAIKFVRLVNYNKMVFSPYYDAVLIRDVCCIMWSEVIFLRV
- the TCP11L1 gene encoding T-complex protein 11-like protein 1 isoform X3 → MSENFDKSNINEAGKSKSNDSEQGFEDAAEGSDEALQKKIKSGSPSTQRVQRPHSSPPRFVTVEELLETAKGVTNMVLAHEIVVNGDFRIKPVELPEDSLEKRVKEIVHKAFWDCLSVQLSEDPPTYDHAIKLVGEIKETLLSFLLPGHTRLRNQITEVLDLDLIKQEAENGALDISKLAEFVIGMMGTLCAPARDEEVRKLKDIKEIVPLFRAIFSVLDLMKVDMANFAVSSIRPHLMQQSVEYERKKFQELLEKQPNSLDFVTQWLEEAAEDLMNQKYKNALPAGGGATGSGDGLLPNPVAVQNYAYLKLLKWDHLRRPFPETVLMDQSRFQELQLQLEQLTILGAVLLVTFSMAASGISSQASFAEKLKMIVKILLTDLRLPSFHLKDVLTTIGEKVCLEVSSCLSLSGFAPFTMDKETVLKGQIQAVASPDDPIRRIMDSRILAFLETCLASGHQKPLPTVPGGLGPVQKELEEVAIKFVRLVNYNKMVFSPYYDAVLSKVLVSS